In one Bacillus sp. PK3_68 genomic region, the following are encoded:
- a CDS encoding FMN-binding glutamate synthase family protein: MNLADFLIILGSVLLAVIFIIFISFLVYMMLFDRNQKSHSILRNYPLLGRIRYFFEKIGPEMRQYWFNSDTEGRPFSREDYEHIVKSAKYSRDVVGFGSKRDFEEEGFFIRNDMFPKLTEELKVDRKEKVLTKKYILLKDPLFMQREEKREDEEALAYLLDDEEAVVIGPTTKHPFILKGQIGMSAMSYGSLGDKAITALSEGLALGKGSWMNTGEGGLSPYHLKGGVDIIMQIGPGLFGIRDKQGAVDWEELKKKSEIPQIKAFEIKLAQGAKARGGHIDAEKVTPEIAAIRKVEPYKSIDSPNRFREFSDVPSICEFIEKIRHHTGKPVGMKIVVGSNNSVEELAKYMKETGKGPDFITVDGGEGGTGASYQELIDSVGLPIKSALPILVATLQKYGVRDRVKIIASGKLFTPDRIAIALAMGADLVNIARGFMITVGCIQTLKCQSNICPVGVATTDPDLQKALVIDEKKYRTANYLITLREGLFRLAAAAGLESPVHFKPQHVAYKDDKGVVTPLADILREVEQQIGGDQKLDNHREEPLRKSPPLGTELV; this comes from the coding sequence ATGAACCTTGCAGATTTTTTAATTATTTTAGGATCCGTGCTGCTGGCCGTTATTTTCATTATATTTATTTCTTTTCTAGTGTATATGATGTTATTTGATCGGAATCAGAAAAGCCACTCCATTTTAAGGAATTACCCACTTCTTGGAAGAATTCGTTATTTTTTTGAGAAGATTGGACCGGAAATGAGACAATATTGGTTCAATAGTGATACGGAAGGCCGGCCTTTCTCTAGAGAGGATTACGAACATATTGTTAAAAGTGCAAAATACAGCCGTGATGTTGTCGGATTTGGATCAAAACGTGACTTTGAGGAAGAGGGATTTTTCATACGAAATGATATGTTTCCGAAGCTGACAGAGGAACTGAAAGTAGACAGAAAAGAAAAAGTGTTAACAAAAAAATATATTTTATTAAAAGATCCTCTTTTTATGCAGAGAGAGGAAAAGCGGGAGGATGAAGAGGCACTCGCTTATTTGCTGGATGATGAGGAGGCTGTGGTGATTGGCCCAACTACTAAGCATCCGTTTATTTTAAAAGGACAGATTGGCATGTCAGCCATGAGTTATGGATCATTGGGAGACAAGGCTATTACCGCTTTATCCGAAGGGTTAGCTTTAGGAAAAGGATCTTGGATGAACACGGGAGAAGGCGGATTATCCCCTTATCACTTAAAAGGCGGAGTCGATATTATTATGCAGATCGGTCCTGGTTTATTTGGCATACGCGATAAACAAGGAGCAGTCGACTGGGAAGAATTAAAGAAAAAGAGTGAAATTCCGCAAATTAAAGCGTTTGAGATCAAATTGGCACAAGGGGCAAAGGCGCGAGGCGGACATATTGATGCCGAAAAAGTAACACCCGAAATTGCCGCTATACGTAAAGTTGAACCTTATAAATCAATTGATAGTCCAAACCGTTTTCGGGAATTTAGCGATGTGCCCTCCATATGTGAATTCATTGAGAAAATTCGCCACCATACTGGGAAACCAGTGGGAATGAAGATTGTCGTCGGCAGCAATAACAGTGTAGAAGAATTGGCTAAATATATGAAGGAAACCGGAAAAGGACCTGATTTTATTACAGTGGACGGAGGAGAAGGGGGCACAGGAGCTTCGTACCAGGAACTGATTGACAGTGTAGGGTTGCCGATTAAATCCGCTTTGCCTATTCTTGTAGCTACTCTTCAGAAATATGGGGTGCGTGACCGGGTAAAGATTATCGCTTCCGGCAAGCTGTTTACCCCTGACCGGATTGCAATTGCTCTTGCGATGGGGGCTGATCTCGTTAATATTGCGCGTGGATTCATGATTACAGTAGGATGCATTCAAACATTGAAGTGTCAATCGAATATTTGTCCGGTTGGAGTGGCCACCACTGATCCAGATCTACAAAAAGCACTTGTCATTGATGAGAAAAAATACCGGACAGCCAACTATTTGATCACCCTTCGGGAAGGATTATTCCGTCTTGCAGCAGCTGCCGGCTTAGAGTCGCCTGTACATTTTAAACCTCAACATGTTGCATACAAAGACGATAAGGGGGTTGTTACGCCACTTGCCGACATCCTCCGGGAGGTGGAGCAGCAAATAGGGGGGGATCAGAAACTAGACAATCATCGGGAAGAGCCGTTGCGAAAGTCGCCTCCTCTAGGCACAGAGCTTGTCTAA
- the aspA gene encoding aspartate ammonia-lyase, whose amino-acid sequence MIMIKDKVRIEKDFLGEKEIAADAYYGIQTMRASENFPITGYHIHGSLIKALGIVKKAAALANMETGRLHRELGEAITQAAEEVIEGKWNNQFIVDPIQGGAGTSINMNANEVIANRALELLGYEKGHYSYLSPNNHVNMSQSTNDAFPTAIHIAVLASLESLLVTMSKMHKVFEEKAAEFDHVIKMGRTHLQDAVPIRLGQEFKAYSSVVERDMERIQRSRTHLYEVNIGATAVGTGLNADPDYIKNATNYLAELSGFPLMSARHLVDATQNTDAYTEVSAALKICMINMSKIANDLRLMASGPRAGLAEISLPARQPGSSIMPGKVNPVMAEVINQIAFQVIGNDHTICLASEAGQFELNVMEPVLVFNLLQSINIMENGFRTFTDRCLSGIEANVARLEEYVEKSVGIITAVNPHIGYETAAQIAKEAIASGKSVRELCLQQGILTEEEIELILNPFEMTEPGIAGAAFLRDNAVANK is encoded by the coding sequence ATGATAATGATAAAAGATAAAGTAAGAATTGAAAAAGATTTTTTAGGTGAAAAAGAGATTGCAGCAGATGCATACTATGGCATTCAAACAATGCGCGCTTCCGAAAACTTTCCTATTACTGGTTATCACATTCATGGATCTTTGATTAAAGCATTAGGAATAGTGAAAAAAGCCGCTGCCTTGGCAAACATGGAAACGGGCCGTTTACATAGAGAGCTTGGTGAGGCCATTACACAGGCAGCGGAAGAAGTAATAGAAGGAAAATGGAATAACCAGTTTATTGTAGATCCGATTCAAGGCGGGGCCGGTACTTCGATCAATATGAACGCCAATGAAGTGATTGCCAATCGTGCCCTGGAATTGTTAGGGTACGAAAAAGGCCACTATAGCTATTTAAGTCCTAATAACCATGTAAATATGTCGCAGTCAACAAATGATGCTTTTCCTACTGCTATTCACATTGCTGTATTGGCATCACTAGAAAGTTTGCTTGTGACAATGAGCAAGATGCATAAAGTATTTGAGGAAAAAGCGGCGGAGTTTGACCATGTGATAAAGATGGGCCGTACCCATCTCCAAGATGCTGTTCCTATTCGCCTGGGCCAGGAATTTAAAGCTTATAGCAGTGTCGTAGAACGTGATATGGAAAGAATTCAGCGATCACGCACGCACTTGTATGAAGTCAATATCGGGGCCACAGCTGTAGGAACAGGGTTGAATGCCGATCCTGACTACATAAAAAACGCGACTAACTATCTTGCGGAATTGAGCGGATTTCCTTTAATGAGTGCGAGACACCTTGTTGATGCCACTCAAAATACGGATGCGTATACGGAAGTGTCTGCCGCATTAAAAATTTGTATGATTAATATGTCTAAGATTGCCAATGATCTTCGGTTGATGGCTTCGGGTCCGCGCGCAGGGCTTGCTGAGATTAGCCTGCCGGCACGTCAGCCTGGCTCATCGATTATGCCTGGAAAGGTCAATCCGGTCATGGCAGAAGTGATCAATCAAATCGCTTTTCAAGTGATAGGTAATGATCACACGATTTGTTTAGCTTCTGAAGCAGGACAGTTTGAGTTGAACGTTATGGAACCTGTGTTAGTTTTTAATTTACTTCAATCTATCAATATCATGGAGAATGGATTCCGTACCTTTACAGACCGTTGTCTTTCTGGCATTGAGGCCAATGTGGCTCGCTTGGAAGAATACGTAGAAAAAAGTGTGGGAATCATTACAGCGGTCAATCCTCATATTGGATATGAAACAGCTGCACAAATTGCCAAAGAAGCGATCGCGAGCGGAAAATCGGTTCGTGAATTGTGCTTGCAGCAGGGAATTTTAACAGAAGAAGAGATTGAGCTTATTTTAAATCCTTTTGAGATGACTGAGCCAGGCATTGCTGGGGCTGCTTTTTTACGTGATAACGCTGTCGCTAATAAATAA
- a CDS encoding Zn-dependent hydrolase — protein MGKKKGTGKKQGTIVIGSHLDSVPNGGKYDGPLGVLTAKEIIKTLIENNITLNHDLEIVSFTAEESNDFNLSTFGSRSFAGKLTADMLENMSDSNGVLIKTELEKVGGGLDKFPEMKQIAKEKKVFIELHIEQGKRLESRDLSVAVINKFVGMYRSSVRVSGQANHSGTTMMEHRNDALTAAAEMILEVERLCREDQTDLVGTVGKLMVFPNATNIIPGQVEFNFEVRGEDGKKVRGIVESIRESWRGIAQKRQVEVDENTFLDQNPIDLDQSIVKILQHTAEETNEPHITMASMAVHDAAHMAAVAKSAMIFVKSIDGKSHCPEENSLAEDIEKAGNLMLQGIINIDRELSQNNIKEGIFSEAANR, from the coding sequence TTGGGGAAGAAAAAAGGAACAGGAAAAAAACAAGGCACGATTGTGATTGGCTCACATTTAGATTCTGTTCCAAACGGCGGAAAATATGATGGTCCATTAGGAGTCCTTACAGCGAAAGAGATTATTAAGACTTTGATAGAAAATAATATAACTTTAAATCATGACTTAGAAATTGTCTCATTCACTGCTGAAGAGTCAAACGACTTTAATTTATCCACATTCGGAAGTCGATCGTTTGCCGGGAAATTAACGGCCGATATGTTGGAGAACATGAGTGATTCAAATGGAGTCCTTATTAAAACAGAATTAGAGAAGGTTGGCGGAGGGTTGGATAAATTCCCTGAAATGAAGCAAATAGCAAAAGAGAAAAAGGTATTTATAGAGCTCCATATTGAGCAGGGCAAGAGATTGGAAAGCCGAGATCTTTCTGTAGCTGTGATTAATAAATTTGTTGGCATGTATCGCAGTTCCGTCCGAGTAAGCGGACAAGCAAATCATTCGGGTACAACAATGATGGAACATCGCAATGATGCCCTAACTGCTGCTGCTGAAATGATTCTTGAAGTGGAGCGGTTATGCCGGGAAGACCAAACAGATTTAGTCGGTACAGTTGGCAAGTTGATGGTTTTCCCGAATGCTACAAATATCATCCCAGGGCAGGTTGAATTTAATTTTGAAGTTAGAGGAGAAGACGGCAAAAAAGTTCGGGGAATTGTAGAAAGTATTCGGGAAAGTTGGCGGGGGATTGCCCAAAAACGGCAAGTCGAGGTTGACGAGAATACATTTCTAGATCAGAATCCGATTGATCTGGATCAAAGTATCGTCAAAATCTTACAGCATACTGCTGAGGAAACAAATGAACCACATATCACCATGGCAAGTATGGCCGTTCATGATGCTGCCCATATGGCTGCTGTTGCAAAGTCAGCAATGATTTTTGTAAAGAGCATAGACGGAAAAAGCCATTGTCCCGAGGAAAATAGCCTGGCTGAAGATATTGAAAAGGCAGGAAACTTAATGTTACAAGGTATTATAAACATAGATCGAGAGCTATCACAAAACAATATAAAAGAGGGAATATTTAGCGAAGCCGCTAACAGATAA